A stretch of the Deltaproteobacteria bacterium genome encodes the following:
- a CDS encoding tetratricopeptide repeat protein, with amino-acid sequence MAATTALTYRPLRALAAALLLSGALLPPSAAAAVREDGAERVVDIRVGRHNVFHRLVIELSGETPFRITRRGDELAVTMMGVRPVKLPLSNHATNRFDVLRAESDRDSATLVVGLRGPVKVESSTRRNPFRIVIDVYRQDDDEAPAPAAASPGAGAPNVVLVDTAAGDERAILSAPAAGDARIRALRTGVHRGFHRLVVELSRPVEVDMSRRGETVTLTLSGASPRLPEPLPSTSMIRITGASGVESGDGAAVTTLRIESRGLGRVRRSIRRKPFRVIVDFYPAGKRAGPQAPQTPPPAVRSKHDGFVYKGMAARLMFDSGWRWVYRKRVVGMLRDEILETRAAMFDAFYEELGVTASDMDGLVKEVVSHVDRLKATGEPDRAKLLNAILYLLYSGKDPDELARTLRDHGADEYAALGYFVLGGYYEELGFEPEALGYYARAAGSGKSAVATGAVFRRGLILYFMGRYGDARAEFERAAEGGHPGARQWLANTLLIGHDFERAWRIYSSSTAGDPVTLMSMAEMNMVAGRYAQAAASWGDLARIHGREPLLGAFFTVRRADSLVLDGKLEEAGRIYEELAGRLKEGGEGLEAARLALADLYISSGDDLKKRDAEEIYRDVAYSGGSGAEAAFLSLIDILIDRGEYGEAFDMAGEMVQRRPSDLLAKRAVELKGRIVGRWIRRLYEEGDYIGVAKLNLRYGRYVPFGEKAGTFMAVASSLVKIGLDADAVDVLKQAVKLGDDAVAGEATLMLGRIYLRQRDAAAVIKLLRDYDKLFKEEARRREAEEMLFKAAFLSGDYEEAAAYAVPRGRPDLSMLKAYALSRLGRYGEAERLYMKAAGLFSEEGDAGAAGRAYTGAADMRFASGRYEEAVALYEKAAAVGGEGADLEWIKYRIAASYEAMERKEDRDAVLGELMGGDDDLYRAWAQVVMKEPSGDI; translated from the coding sequence ATGGCTGCAACCACGGCGCTCACATACCGGCCCCTTCGCGCTCTCGCCGCGGCACTCCTGTTGAGCGGAGCGCTCCTTCCGCCGTCCGCCGCGGCCGCCGTCCGGGAGGACGGGGCCGAGCGGGTGGTGGACATAAGGGTCGGCCGTCACAACGTCTTCCACCGCCTCGTCATAGAGCTTTCGGGCGAGACGCCCTTCCGCATCACGCGCCGCGGCGACGAGCTCGCCGTGACGATGATGGGCGTAAGGCCCGTGAAACTCCCCCTCTCAAACCATGCCACAAACCGTTTCGACGTGCTCCGCGCCGAGTCCGACAGGGACTCGGCGACCCTCGTCGTGGGGCTGCGGGGACCGGTCAAGGTCGAGAGCTCGACGAGGCGCAACCCCTTCAGGATAGTCATAGACGTCTACCGCCAGGACGACGACGAGGCCCCGGCTCCGGCGGCGGCGAGCCCCGGGGCCGGGGCCCCGAACGTCGTTCTCGTCGACACCGCGGCCGGCGACGAGAGGGCCATCCTGAGCGCCCCGGCCGCCGGCGATGCGCGGATAAGGGCGCTCCGCACAGGCGTACACCGGGGCTTTCACCGTCTCGTGGTGGAGCTGAGCCGGCCCGTAGAGGTCGATATGTCGCGCAGGGGAGAGACGGTGACGCTCACCCTGAGCGGCGCTTCGCCTCGTCTGCCCGAACCCCTCCCTTCCACGTCGATGATACGCATAACCGGCGCTTCCGGCGTGGAGAGCGGGGACGGGGCCGCCGTCACGACCCTGCGTATCGAGTCCAGGGGGCTCGGCCGCGTAAGGCGCAGCATCCGCAGAAAACCCTTCAGGGTCATCGTGGACTTCTATCCCGCCGGCAAGCGGGCGGGCCCGCAGGCGCCCCAAACGCCGCCGCCCGCTGTCAGGAGCAAGCACGACGGCTTCGTCTACAAGGGCATGGCGGCCCGTCTCATGTTCGATTCGGGCTGGCGCTGGGTCTACAGGAAACGCGTCGTGGGGATGCTGCGCGACGAGATACTGGAGACGAGGGCCGCCATGTTCGACGCCTTTTACGAGGAGCTCGGCGTTACGGCCTCGGACATGGACGGTCTCGTAAAGGAGGTCGTCTCGCACGTGGACAGGCTCAAGGCCACGGGAGAGCCCGACAGGGCTAAGCTCCTCAACGCCATACTCTATCTCCTCTACAGCGGCAAGGACCCCGACGAGCTGGCCCGCACGCTGAGAGACCACGGCGCCGACGAGTACGCGGCCCTGGGCTACTTCGTCCTCGGCGGTTACTACGAGGAGCTCGGCTTCGAGCCCGAGGCCCTGGGCTACTACGCCAGGGCGGCGGGTAGCGGCAAGTCCGCCGTCGCAACGGGGGCGGTCTTCAGGCGCGGGCTCATCCTCTACTTCATGGGACGCTACGGCGACGCCCGCGCGGAGTTCGAGAGGGCGGCCGAGGGCGGCCATCCAGGGGCGCGGCAGTGGCTGGCCAACACCCTCCTCATCGGCCACGACTTTGAGAGGGCCTGGCGCATCTACAGCAGCTCCACCGCCGGCGACCCGGTGACCCTCATGAGCATGGCCGAGATGAACATGGTGGCCGGACGCTACGCTCAGGCCGCGGCGTCGTGGGGGGACCTGGCGAGGATCCACGGCAGGGAGCCGCTTCTCGGCGCCTTCTTCACCGTCCGGCGGGCCGACAGCCTCGTGCTCGACGGTAAGCTCGAAGAGGCCGGGAGGATCTACGAAGAGCTCGCCGGGCGTCTGAAAGAGGGGGGAGAAGGGCTCGAGGCGGCGAGGCTTGCGCTGGCCGATCTCTATATCTCCTCGGGCGACGACCTCAAAAAGCGCGATGCCGAGGAGATTTACAGGGACGTGGCCTACAGCGGAGGCAGCGGCGCGGAGGCCGCCTTCCTCTCCCTCATCGACATCCTCATCGACCGCGGCGAGTACGGCGAGGCCTTCGACATGGCCGGCGAGATGGTGCAAAGGCGGCCCTCGGACCTGCTCGCCAAGAGGGCCGTCGAGCTCAAGGGCAGGATAGTCGGCCGCTGGATAAGGCGGCTCTACGAGGAAGGCGACTACATAGGGGTGGCCAAGCTCAACCTGCGCTACGGCAGGTACGTGCCCTTCGGCGAGAAGGCCGGGACCTTCATGGCCGTGGCCTCGTCGCTCGTAAAGATAGGTCTCGACGCCGACGCCGTGGACGTGCTCAAGCAGGCCGTAAAGCTCGGCGACGACGCCGTAGCCGGCGAGGCGACCCTCATGCTCGGACGCATCTACCTGAGACAGCGCGACGCCGCCGCGGTGATAAAGCTGCTGCGCGACTACGACAAGCTCTTCAAGGAGGAAGCCCGCCGGCGGGAGGCCGAGGAGATGCTCTTCAAGGCCGCCTTCTTATCCGGCGACTACGAAGAGGCGGCCGCCTACGCAGTCCCCCGCGGCAGGCCCGACCTTTCGATGCTCAAGGCCTACGCCCTCTCAAGGCTCGGCCGTTACGGGGAAGCCGAAAGGCTCTATATGAAGGCCGCCGGGCTCTTCTCGGAGGAGGGTGATGCCGGCGCCGCGGGACGGGCGTATACCGGCGCCGCCGACATGCGTTTCGCCTCGGGCCGCTACGAAGAGGCCGTGGCCCTCTACGAGAAGGCCGCCGCCGTCGGCGGCGAAGGCGCGGACCTCGAATGGATAAAGTACCGCATCGCCGCAAGTTACGAGGCGATGGAGAGAAAGGAAGACAGGGACGCCGTGCTCGGCGAGCTCATGGGGGGCGACGACGACCTCTACAGGGCATGGGCCCAGGTGGTCATGAAGGAGCCGTCCGGTGATATCTGA
- a CDS encoding sigma-54-dependent Fis family transcriptional regulator codes for MKDILVIDDDAAMRAALEEALRRRGYGVDAAESGDEGMDLFGEGAYRMVISDMKMPGMDGMDVLRAVKGTSPETPVLLITAFGTVEKAVEAVKAGAFDFILKPFTLEALETMVAKALSQRRELESFETRGRSLITVDPAMRKIISMAATVAASDATVLINGESGTGKELLARFIHGRSPRAEKPFVAVNCASIPENLLESELFGHEKGAFTGAVEMRRGRFEQAQGGTILLDEISEMDLRLQAKLLRVIQEKEVERLGGKGPVPLDVRIVATTNRDMAAEVAEGRFREDLYYRLNIFPITLVPLRERPDDIVHLAEHFMRRFAAKYSKTVEEITPEALELLKGLPWKGNVRELENTMERAVLLCSGTRLEPRCFEPAAAGAQAPASRAGAGGAREGTPGPGTTISEMERGLILRTLDEVDGNRTRAAKLLGISVRTLRNKLKEYDRILTG; via the coding sequence ATGAAGGACATACTGGTCATAGACGACGACGCGGCCATGAGGGCGGCCCTCGAAGAGGCCCTGCGGCGGCGCGGCTACGGGGTCGACGCCGCCGAGAGCGGCGACGAGGGGATGGACCTCTTCGGCGAAGGGGCCTACCGCATGGTCATAAGCGACATGAAGATGCCAGGAATGGACGGCATGGACGTGTTGAGGGCCGTGAAGGGGACCTCGCCGGAGACGCCGGTGCTCCTCATCACGGCCTTCGGGACCGTGGAGAAGGCCGTCGAGGCCGTCAAGGCCGGGGCCTTCGACTTCATACTCAAGCCCTTCACCCTCGAAGCACTGGAGACCATGGTCGCCAAGGCGCTCTCCCAGCGCCGGGAGCTCGAGAGCTTCGAGACCAGGGGGCGCTCGCTCATAACGGTGGACCCGGCCATGAGGAAGATCATCTCCATGGCCGCCACGGTGGCGGCGAGCGACGCAACGGTGCTCATAAACGGCGAGAGCGGCACGGGCAAGGAGCTGCTGGCCCGTTTCATCCACGGCAGGAGCCCGAGGGCCGAGAAACCCTTCGTCGCCGTCAACTGCGCGTCCATACCGGAAAACCTGCTCGAGAGCGAGCTCTTCGGCCACGAGAAGGGGGCCTTTACGGGTGCGGTGGAGATGCGCCGGGGACGCTTCGAGCAGGCCCAGGGCGGCACGATCCTCCTCGACGAGATAAGCGAGATGGACCTCAGGCTCCAGGCGAAGCTATTGCGGGTCATCCAGGAAAAGGAGGTGGAGCGCCTGGGAGGAAAGGGGCCGGTGCCGCTGGACGTGAGGATCGTGGCGACCACCAACAGGGACATGGCCGCCGAGGTCGCCGAGGGGCGCTTCCGCGAGGACCTCTACTACAGGCTCAACATATTTCCCATAACGCTTGTGCCGCTGCGCGAGCGGCCCGACGACATCGTGCACCTGGCGGAACACTTCATGAGGCGCTTTGCAGCCAAGTACTCCAAGACCGTGGAAGAGATAACGCCCGAGGCCCTCGAACTCCTCAAGGGGCTGCCCTGGAAGGGCAACGTGCGGGAACTCGAGAACACCATGGAGCGGGCCGTGCTCCTGTGCAGCGGCACAAGGCTTGAGCCCCGGTGCTTCGAGCCGGCGGCGGCCGGCGCACAGGCCCCGGCCTCCCGGGCCGGGGCCGGCGGCGCGCGGGAGGGGACGCCCGGGCCGGGGACGACCATCTCGGAGATGGAGCGGGGACTGATACTCAGGACCCTCGACGAGGTGGACGGCAACCGCACAAGGGCCGCGAAGCTGCTGGGCATATCGGTCAGGACGCTTCGCAACAAGCTCAAGGAGTATGACCGGATTTTGACGGGGTAG
- the flgB gene encoding flagellar basal body rod protein FlgB, with amino-acid sequence MLARILLEPLGGGAFPRGGGTVIKGLFDKRLTLFENALDLRAARQKVLASNIANQETPGYRARDIDFSRELARSLGDTFSGGPALVRTNARHLSAPGVSGGRPAPRIIERGGELPGYDRNTVGMESEMVRLSENYLHYNILIRFVKGKFSSLMNAIKEGGR; translated from the coding sequence GTGCTGGCACGGATATTGCTTGAACCGTTAGGAGGGGGGGCCTTCCCCCGCGGAGGTGGGACCGTGATCAAGGGACTCTTCGACAAGAGGCTCACACTCTTCGAGAACGCCCTCGACCTGAGGGCGGCGCGCCAGAAGGTGCTGGCCTCGAACATAGCGAACCAGGAGACGCCGGGCTACCGGGCGCGTGATATAGACTTCAGCAGAGAGCTCGCCCGCTCGCTGGGCGACACCTTCTCCGGCGGCCCCGCCCTTGTGAGGACGAACGCCAGGCACCTCTCCGCGCCGGGCGTCTCCGGGGGGCGTCCCGCGCCGCGCATCATCGAGCGCGGCGGCGAGCTGCCGGGCTACGACCGCAACACCGTGGGCATGGAGTCGGAGATGGTCCGTCTCTCGGAGAATTACCTCCATTACAACATACTCATACGTTTTGTGAAGGGCAAGTTCTCGTCCCTCATGAACGCCATCAAGGAGGGCGGCCGCTGA
- the flgC gene encoding flagellar basal body rod protein FlgC has protein sequence MFSLFDISASGMEAQRLRMSVIASNLANVNTTRTATGGPYRRRDVVFAPVPQRSFGDILRASYGGGDGTAAVRVQSIILDQRPFKYVHDPSHPDADADGYVAMPNINTVEEMVNMIAASRSYDANVTAFKASRDMVLKALEIGS, from the coding sequence ATGTTCAGTCTGTTCGACATAAGCGCTTCGGGCATGGAGGCCCAGCGCCTGCGGATGAGCGTCATAGCGAGCAACCTGGCCAACGTCAACACCACGCGCACGGCCACGGGCGGGCCCTACCGCCGCCGCGACGTCGTCTTCGCCCCTGTTCCGCAGCGAAGCTTCGGCGACATACTCAGGGCGAGCTACGGCGGCGGCGACGGCACCGCCGCCGTGAGGGTCCAGTCCATAATCCTCGACCAGCGGCCCTTCAAGTACGTCCACGACCCGTCCCACCCCGACGCCGACGCCGACGGCTACGTGGCCATGCCCAACATCAACACCGTCGAGGAGATGGTCAACATGATAGCGGCAAGCCGCAGCTACGACGCCAACGTGACGGCCTTCAAGGCGAGCCGCGACATGGTGCTCAAGGCCCTCGAGATAGGGTCGTAG
- the fliE gene encoding flagellar hook-basal body complex protein FliE, translating into MVDSIKGILSGQQGAAAPRAADGGREAESFSKLLKESINKVNELQNEAGKAMEKLAKGEDQSIHATMIAAEKANVSFNMMVQVRNKILKAYEEIMRMQV; encoded by the coding sequence ATGGTCGATTCGATAAAAGGCATACTCAGCGGCCAGCAGGGCGCCGCCGCCCCCAGGGCGGCCGACGGGGGGAGAGAGGCCGAGAGCTTCAGCAAGCTCCTCAAGGAGAGCATAAACAAGGTGAACGAGCTCCAGAACGAGGCTGGAAAGGCCATGGAGAAGCTTGCAAAGGGCGAGGACCAGAGCATCCACGCCACCATGATCGCCGCCGAGAAGGCCAACGTCTCCTTCAACATGATGGTCCAGGTGCGTAACAAGATACTGAAGGCCTACGAGGAGATAATGAGGATGCAGGTCTAA
- the fliF gene encoding flagellar M-ring protein FliF — protein sequence MAALADNLKNLGSGRLLFLIVMAAAAVSLIVVLALWVQQPDYQVLFSGLSEADSAAVVEKLKEKRIPYRVEHGIVTVPSSMVYEVRMELAGEGLPGSGSVGFEIFDETGFGVTEFVQKVNYRRALQGELARTISQINEIEAARVHLAIPDRGAFLDDEKRPRASVVIKLRPGRRITASQIRGIVHLVAGSIENLRAEDVTIVDTAGRMWTRSDNEAEGFGLTMAQLDYKRSLERDLETRVQSMLEKAVGMNRVAARVTVDVDTRRVEKTEERYDPDGQVVRSEQRTKEKAAGVTAAGGVPGAASNLPGAAAAAQPATNSTTQKQNEVVNYEINRVVSRVIEPMGEIRRLTVSVLVDGDYETVTDAEGNQTRKYVPRSEEELREFEALVKAAVGFSEERGDVISIVSSPFEASTAFAEADLAPLPPPSSNLLPMALKYGSVAAAVIFTVMFVLRPIVRRLSEESEALETIQRSLALPGGQGGQLSLGAGEGSAAGESRGGDDEMRQRIVDLVRQNPKQAAKVLRGWLKE from the coding sequence ATGGCAGCACTTGCGGACAACCTGAAAAATCTCGGATCGGGCAGGCTGCTCTTTCTCATAGTCATGGCTGCGGCCGCCGTCTCGCTCATCGTCGTCCTCGCCCTGTGGGTCCAGCAGCCCGACTACCAGGTCCTCTTCTCCGGGCTCAGCGAGGCCGACTCGGCGGCGGTGGTCGAGAAGCTAAAGGAAAAACGCATCCCCTACAGGGTGGAGCACGGCATCGTGACCGTTCCGAGCTCCATGGTCTACGAGGTGCGCATGGAGCTCGCCGGCGAGGGGCTTCCAGGCAGCGGCTCCGTGGGCTTCGAGATCTTCGACGAAACGGGCTTCGGCGTGACCGAGTTCGTCCAGAAGGTCAACTACCGCAGGGCCCTGCAGGGAGAGCTCGCAAGGACCATATCCCAGATAAACGAGATCGAGGCGGCCAGGGTCCACCTGGCCATACCTGACCGCGGCGCCTTCCTCGACGACGAAAAGCGGCCGCGCGCCTCGGTCGTCATAAAGCTGCGGCCCGGCCGGCGCATCACGGCCAGCCAGATACGGGGCATAGTACACCTCGTGGCCGGAAGCATAGAGAACCTCAGGGCCGAGGACGTGACCATCGTGGACACGGCCGGCAGGATGTGGACCAGGTCCGACAACGAGGCCGAGGGGTTCGGCCTGACCATGGCACAGCTCGACTACAAGCGAAGCCTCGAACGGGACCTCGAAACGCGGGTTCAGTCCATGCTCGAGAAGGCCGTGGGCATGAACAGGGTCGCCGCCAGGGTGACCGTCGACGTCGATACCAGGCGGGTCGAGAAGACCGAGGAGCGCTACGACCCCGACGGACAGGTGGTCCGCAGCGAGCAGCGCACCAAGGAGAAGGCCGCCGGTGTCACCGCCGCTGGCGGGGTGCCCGGCGCGGCGTCGAACCTGCCCGGAGCCGCCGCGGCCGCGCAGCCGGCCACGAACTCCACCACCCAGAAGCAGAACGAGGTCGTAAACTACGAGATAAACAGGGTCGTAAGCCGCGTCATAGAGCCCATGGGCGAGATAAGGCGCCTTACCGTATCGGTGCTCGTCGACGGCGACTACGAGACGGTGACCGACGCCGAGGGCAACCAGACGCGCAAGTACGTGCCCCGAAGCGAAGAGGAGCTGAGGGAGTTCGAGGCCCTCGTCAAGGCGGCCGTGGGATTCTCCGAGGAGCGCGGCGACGTCATAAGCATCGTGAGCTCGCCCTTCGAGGCGAGCACGGCCTTCGCCGAGGCCGACCTGGCCCCGCTGCCTCCGCCCTCGTCCAACCTGCTGCCCATGGCCTTGAAGTACGGAAGCGTGGCGGCGGCCGTCATATTCACGGTCATGTTCGTGCTCAGGCCCATCGTGAGAAGGCTCTCCGAGGAGAGCGAGGCGCTCGAGACCATACAGCGCAGCCTCGCCCTGCCTGGCGGCCAGGGCGGCCAGCTCTCGCTCGGAGCCGGCGAGGGTTCGGCGGCGGGAGAGTCGAGGGGCGGAGACGACGAGATGAGGCAGAGGATCGTTGATCTCGTGAGACAGAACCCCAAGCAGGCCGCAAAGGTCCTGCGCGGCTGGCTCAAGGAGTGA